Proteins from a genomic interval of Quercus lobata isolate SW786 chromosome 11, ValleyOak3.0 Primary Assembly, whole genome shotgun sequence:
- the LOC115968310 gene encoding polygalacturonase-1 non-catalytic subunit beta-like, protein MHTKLSPMASLSLFIFLASLTVGSAGDQNPLTQKSYLIRYWNKQTGNSHTKPVFLLSKASPLSVDESASFSKLASSHNHNALSSRLSAFCASANLLCFADSSSPTHTDAICLRYSINCPPPLDTADQRSHTTGIFFRESMLKKGTVMPMWDIKDKLPERSFLPRSVSSKLPFSTSKISELKRVFHAGDKSTMETMIVETLTDCEKAPGLGETKRCVSSAEDMIDFAISVLGSRNVAIRTTKNANGSKQSIMIGSVKGINGGKVMQQSLSCHQSLFPYLVYYCHSVPKVRVYEADILDPNSKAEINHGVAVCHLNTSSWDPNHEAFLELGSGPGRIEVCHWIFENDLTWTVAD, encoded by the exons ATGCACACAAAACTCAGCCCCAtggcttctctctctctttttatcttTCTCGCATCTCTCACT GTTGGGTCCGCCGGTGATCAAAACCCATTGACCCAGAAGTCCTATCTGATTCGGTATTGGAACAAACAGACCGGAAACAGCCACACCAAGCCAGTGTTTCTCCTATCCAAAGCGTCCCCACTAAGCGTGGATGAGTCAGCGAGTTTCTCCAAACTCGCCAGCAGCCACAACCACAACGCCCTCTCCTCTCGCCTCTCAGCCTTCTGTGCGTCTGCCAACCTCCTCTGCTTCGCTGATTCTTCATCACCAACTCACACAGACGCCATCTGTTTAAGATACTCCATCAACTGCCCGCCACCCTTGGACACCGCAGACCAGAGATCCCATACCACCGGTATTTTCTTCCGGGAGTCGATGTTAAAGAAAGGGACGGTGATGCCAATGTGGGACATTAAAGATAAATTGCCAGAAAGGTCCTTTTTGCCGCGCTCCGTTTCGTCCAAACTGCCGTTTTCTACTTCCAAAATCTCCGAGCTGAAGCGGGTTTTTCATGCGGGTGATAAGTCCACCATGGAGACTATGATAGTTGAGACCTTGACTGATTGCGAGAAAGCTCCTGGCCTAGGCGAGACCAAGCGGTGCGTGTCCTCAGCTGAGGACATGATCGACTTTGCAATCTCGGTCTTGGGTAGTCGAAACGTTGCCATTCGAACAACCAAGAATGCAAACGGGTCAAAGCAGAGTATAATGATCGGGTCAGTCAAAGGGATCAACGGTGGGAAAGTCATGCAGCAATCACTGTCTTGTCATCAGAGCTTGTTTCCGTACCTAGTATATTACTGCCATTCGGTTCCAAAAGTTCGGGTCTACGAAGCGGATATATTGGATCCGAATTCGAAGGCTGAGATCAATCATGGTGTTGCCGTTTGTCACTTGAACACCTCGAGTTGGGACCCGAATCATGAAGCTTTCTTGGAGCTAGGGTCAGGTCCGGGTCGGATCGAGGTTTGCCATTGGATTTTCGAGAATGATCTGACCTGGACAGTTGCTGACTAA